GCTTCTACAGTTTCACATTTCATCTGACTGCTTCTACAGTCTGCTTTGTGGTAGCAGGTTTATCTAGATCTGGATCTGaatcgatttaattttttttatttgtagaaGTTGTTTTTACAGCTTTGTTGTGGTTCGATGATGTTAGAAGGAGGTTTTCAGGTCCTTTTTGCTGGTGAGGATAGAGAGACGATGCCCTCTTTGAATCTTCGACGGCTACAAGTTAGTCTACCAGCAACCACACCTACGAAGGTACAAGATCTAATGGATACAATCTTGAAATACCTGATCAAATGAATGGTATTTGCCTGTTTATTAAGAaagtgtttgctttaattttttGTATATACCAAACACAAAGAGTAAATTACACGGATGGTCCttatggtttaccaaaattttggatttggttcctagctttccaaaagtacacagatggtccgtgtggtttgcattttgtgtCGCATTTAGAGTATGATGTTACCATGAGTCGGTTTTCAGTAAAGTAACTGGTATGTTGCAAATCGTTACATGTAATAATTCTATCTGTCATAAATTTTTGGTACTGCAACACTTAAGTGTGTATAGTTTAAAAGTTTGGGAATGGAGATGAAAGTGATACCTGATGTTTGTTTTAAGGAGAATTTTTATCAAACCcttgagattagggttttttttaaacCCACCCAATGTGGTGGCTTCTATATTTAATTCCAAAATGCATTTTCGTcattgaggtttggccagtttttttgcgactttcgtccaaaggtttgtttttctacattaggatccaaaaggtttgaaatcttgcaatTTTCAAATGAATGGTATTTGCCTGTTTactaaaatggcaagatttccaaccttttggatctagatgcgaaaaaacaaccctttggacgaaagtcgcaaaactggtcaaacctcaggctcgaaaatggcattttactctatttttAATTTGTGCTTCATTGCTTactgttttagtttttttttcttgattttttgCTTACATTTTGCTCGATAAAATCTGATTAGTTTGAAGATATATTTGCTGAATGATGATTAATTGATTAGTATAATCATATGTTTTGTTCATTCTTTATAGGAGGAACAACGATTCAATGGTTGCAACTGTTGAATCAACAAAACTAGATTATGAATGGAGGAACGACTGAACAAAACATGTTGGAGCTGATTCATTGGCATTGGCGAAGGGATCCAGTTTATGAGGTGCGGTGTCTTGGCGTTCCGACTGTCGACATGCGAAACCTCGGTCGCGTTCTACAAGTTTGTTCAGACAATTTTGATTCATCACTTAGGTTCTGTAAGTAGATTAAGTTAACTGTTTAAGTGAAGCATTTATGGTTAATGTTAGTTGAAATGAAAGGAGAAGACTGGTGGTAAGATTCTTCTTAGGACTGGTGGTGTGTTGTATCTTTTTCGGGGTAAACATTATGATCCGCACAACAGGTCGAAATACCATGTGATTCTGTGGAAGCCTACAACTCGGTTTACCCAAAGCTTATACAAGAATCACCGGAAGGGTTGACGAAAGAAGAAGCTGATGAGTTGAGAATGAAAGGGAAAAAACTTCCCCCGATTTGTAAACTAGGTAAAGTTTAACGTCTAGAGTTACATATTTGCGCATTGGGTTTATTATTTTCTGAGTTCTCATATATTAATGACTAAACCAGGTAAGAGCGGTTGAAGAGTAGAAATGTCTCACAACTGTAGAGGATCCGGAGGTGGCGGAGGGCGCGTGGAGGTCGTGGTCGCTCTGGTGGTTCTGATTTGAAATGCTACCATTGTGGTGACGTTGGCCAGTTTGCTCGTGAGTGccgtggtggcggtggtgatagACGCCGCCGCCGCGGCCGTAGCCCAGTCAACAGGTACCGACGGAGTCCTAGCTACGTTCAGAGGTGAGATTTCTGAAACACGagattatttttttgttttgttacTTAATTGCCATATAATGTTTATTCACTTTAGTACATGAAAATAACTTACTTTTTTGCCGGAAGCAGGAGCTACAGTCCTCGTGGCCAATCACCATCCTCGTGGCGGATCACCGCCACGCCGTAGGGTGTCACCCCCTCACAAGATTAACTACATCAGGTCACCTCCGCATGGTGGAAGGTATTGACGTGGCTAGGGTACCGCCGCAAGCGGGGGATATGCTTCTGATTTTATTTAATATGTTTTCTTAGTATGCATTTAGTTTTTGTGTAATATGATTGATCAAACAACGCTAGGCTTGTCTGTTAGGGGCAGAGGTCATATATTCTGGTTTATTGACGCTTATAAAAACTGTTAATATCACTTTTATTACTTGTTTTAAAGTTTTAAACTTTAGTCGTTATGATCATTTAGGTTGGATTTGATTCTCTTTTCTTCGGCCGGATTGATTACCAAGATAAAGCTAAGCAAAAAGGGGATAAAAATCTCGAAGTTATTTGGCGGGCCTCCAAGCGTCTTGGTTCATCTTCACAGGTGTGTTTTAACTTCCGTTATTATTATCATTAAAATAAAAGAATTACTATCTAACGGTTTTATAAATCGTTACAGATTTTTGCAAGTGCTTTTCCACAAGAATATGCACCTCCACCTGGTGATTTCAACTTTGAAGTCAACAATGATTCCTCAATCGTACCATTCAAGACCAGGTCAAAGTAAGAACGCCTCTTCTTCTATATACCAGTgtaaaagtttatttattaatgcTTATTATGATTCCATGTTGTTTGTAGTCTATTGGCGTTGATCTTGACGGGGTCCGCAAGGATCATCAAGCTATCAAGGCCAAACTTAAGACACTCGAGACTGAAAAGGAGGCCATAAACAATGTGATTGCTTCTTTAGAGGAGGAATTGTGTGTAGTGATCGAGAAAAAGGATAAGGCCTATCACAAAATTAGTGAGCTGAGGAATAAACGTGAAGAAGAGGTATGTTAGTATTTTCATTTAAGGCTAGATTTTGTGTTTTAGAATTTAAATGGATGTCATCAATTTTTTCGTTTTCTGTCTTTCCAGAATACTTGCTTTTACCAAAACCGCTCCCTCTTGAACGATGCAAGAAGGCTGGCTGCAAGTAAGGACGTTAATGCCCTTATAGAGCTTTCAACCTCAGAGGTTTGTTAAACACTCCAGTTGTCTGATTTCTAAATTTTATTAATATTGGGAAGCACATTAAACGCTTATATTCGCTTATTGAACTCAGGTCGACGAATTCATGTCGTTTGCAAGCTATGGAACAGATGTCCAACTTTGAGATGGTAGCGGTAATTTTCTTTCTGTTATTTGTCTTCTATTTAGTCCATAATGATGCTCCTAGGCTTTTTAATGAGTGATTGTTTGactattttattgtttcttacacCAGGTACAAGCATGGCAAAGGTTTGGAAGGTCTAATCAGTGTACAGTGCAACATGGGAAAGATATATGGGATGGATTAAGCAAAGTGGAGCTTCTTGTCGGCTGCAGTCCTCCCTTAAGAATGTTTGGTCTTTTTATTCACAGAGGTTATTTGTTTCAACTCATGCCCTTTTTGTTGGTGTCTTTGTATTATACTTTTATATGTATCATTGTTTAAATTTGATTTTCATTCAGAATATCCATCAAACGGCGCGACGAGCACGCCTGCAAAACGAAGAGATGCTGCTGCCAATTTGATACAGAAGCATATTCGTGGATGGCTGTTGAGGAGTGCTTATACACAGAAATACGTGTCGGCTTTACTCTTTCAAGCAAGCATCCGTGGTTTTACTACGATTTCTACATATACGGGAACATAGGGCTGTCACTGTAATTCAGGTACAGTTTTCACGTCTACACTTTGGCAGATAATGATTTAAACGGCTGCAACTTGTGATGTATTTTTTTGTTGTACAGCAACTTCTGATTGGATCTGGTGGCTGATGGGTCGTGGAGCGAAACCCTAACAACGTCGACGAGCTGAACGGTATATGAAGTCTAAATTAGTATTTTCATACGTTTTTGTTCGCTATTTGAGTCTGGTCTGTTTAATACTTATACAATGTTTGGATAGGGTTCAATGACACCGAATCGATGATTTTCTCTCTATTCAACACAAGATCCACTAGGGTTGACCTCTAGGTATCGTTATAAACCACATCTAGGGTTTATTTACAAGTCTAGGGTTTATTTACAAGATTTCTTgatttttgtttaaatttatatgcttttttatgtgttttgtgtttttttagggaGATTTCGTTTGGTTTTCGGTTTCTTTGACTGTGGTTTTTTTGCTAGGGTTTCGAACAGTGCGAGGGTTATGGCGTCTGCAGATGCTGAGCTGGAGCGACTGCTTAAGGAGACAGGGAAACAGTTATCGCTTCCTCATGATTATGTACAGTTTACTTCTTTTGTTGAATCAATACTTTTCACTGTTAATGAAATATTATGGTTACACTTGAAGATTTGTGGAATTGTATTGAGTTTGGAAGGACATTTATTgctgtttgattgattattttctTGATGTTGCGAGAACGAAAATGGTACATCATACATGGGGTCGGCTGGTCGAGCAACTATTTCTAGCGGCACTTCAACAGGTAAGATTTGTATCTCTAATGAAACAAATTGTCTTAATTGATGTCTTTGTAGCATTATTTGGTACAGCCTTTTGATGTTGTGTATTTGTGCATACAGTATTCAATACCCCAACATTCCCGATCAGCCCGTTTCAATGCCCACGAGTCCATCGTTAAATCGACAAACCCGACATTGTTTCGGAGATGTAACACCAGGAGAATTTCCATTATCTGCAAACCCTTcaattgttcttcatgttctcACTGGTTGTAATCTTGACCCACAAGATCTAGCAAAACTAGAGGCAAGTtaccattttttttaatattttaaagataaaaaagatTTCTTTGTGAaaatttgtgtttgtttgcagGCTACATGTTCTTTCTTTAGGCAGCCTGCCCATTTTGCCCCTGATCATGAACTTTTTTTATCTGAGCTTGCGGCTCTTGATATGTGCGAAAAAGAGCAATTTTTAAACCAATGAATTTAGAAAAACGCGAAGATTTGAAACTAAGATGTGGGGGTTCTTGGAAATTGGTTTTGAGACTCTTGTTGGCCGGAGAAACATGTTCTAGAAGGGAAAAGTCTCAGGCTATAGCCGGGCCGGGCCATAGTATCGCCGTGACTTCAAAAGGGTCTGTTTATACTTTTGGGTCAAATAGCTCGGGCCAATTAGGTCATGGAACTACCGAAGAGGTGTCTCGGCCTCGCTTAATCAGGTTTCAATTCTTGATTCATTAAAGTTTTGACCTGTTTTTACTTGGAGTGACAATATCGGTGTGGGGGGCCAGGTGGTTAAACGGTTCACAACTGGTTCTTTTTAAACAGGCTGGGTTGGGTCTATTAAATTCGGTTATAAAAAGTATAGTATTATAATAAAATTCTATTATTCTAAAAAATGATTTGTTCAAGTCTAAGCTTTCGAACATGATATCGGTGACTTTTTACTATTCGTGTATGCACCTGTTTGAACAACATAGACGCATTGCAATTAAAATCAACCCATTTCTAATACACTGGTCGAATCAGTCACCTTGTTGGTTAATGGGTCAAAAATGACATTTTTGGTATAGGTTGGGTTgacctaaaactcattttattaacaTTTTGTAAATAATTGGCATGTTAAAATATAATAGCAAAATTGCATTATTTTGATGCTAATCTACTTTTCTGAATAAAGTGAATTAGGATACAGTAAGAGTTGTCCATTAAAAAATCACTATTATGTGACTTTTGACCCGCTTGAATCGTTTCACGTTTTATCCAAGTTATTACGTTCTCCCCGTTTAACCAGATGGAAATGAAATGTGAttttatattgacccatttacccTTTGGGTCGAAAATTGCCACCTTTTGTCTTTACCGATCCCTTTTGCGTATGTTGTAGATCTTTGGAAGGAATACGTATAATACACGCAGCAGCAGGGGCGGGTCGAACAATGTTAATCAGTGATTCAGGGCAGGTTTACGCCTTTGGAAAAGACTCATTTGGGGAAGCAGAGTATGGAGCTTAGGGAAGTAAACAAGTCAACACTCCTCAAATAGTCGATTCTTtgaaagacatattcgtcgtacAAGCTGCTATTGGAAATTTCTTTACAGCTGTATTATCACGAATCACAGTCTTCATTCCCATGGCAGAAGTTAATTGAGAATCATGATTAGATTAAGCTTCATAGCATTGCACGGCATAAGTTAAACACCACATTGAAGGTCTTGGAAATTTGGCTGCTGCACTTGAATCTCCTAAATCTTGGGTTATATGTGTTATGCTGACCGTAGCTAATAAATACACTCTTGGTGTCATTTATGCAAGAGGCTTGATTGGAACATATCATGATTGTTAATTTTAAAATCTTGCATTTAAATATGAAGACATTCTTTTAGAGATAGGATTTTTAGATCTGAAGGTACTGTTATAATCTATGATCATGAGATTGAATTAattagagaaaaaaatatgtttctgGAATAAAATGGAACAAAACAAATGTAGAAAATACAATGTAGGTGCGAAAAATATAACAATAATACCTTGCacaaatatattttatattacaTAACAAACTACCTAATAGATTGTGTGTCAAATTAGCCACATGAATTTGTTAGGACTTGCGATCAGTAGATAATTAGATATTTCATTCTATTCATGATTAAGTATTAGTGTAACtcataataataaaataaaggaAAAAGGATTATATAGAACGTTAGCATACTATAGATTAAGATTCTTATTTGTTTGAAACCTAACCTTTTCAAAGTAAATTAATACCAAGGATATTAGGCTTCGTATTTTTTGAAAGCAAAGTTTTTCAAAGTAAATTAGTATTAAGGATGGATTTACGCCCAGAGAGCACCATTGAAAAAGGGTACCTTCCAACAAATCAATTCACATGGACATGAGTTCGGGAAAGATGGTCGGAAATGGAGAAGTACTCACCAATTAAACCAATCTTCGACTCCTCTATGAGAGAGTGGGAAGCAAAGAGAGGAAAAAGGGTGCGAGAACACTGCCCCCTCCTTGCGGAAATTGTTTCTTTTCCCTGTAGCCGGTACGACCAATCTAAAAATATGTATGATAAAGGTGAAAAATCCTTAGAAACTATTATACCATCTCAGCATTATTAGTTGTCGTGTTGTATTGCGTTGTAAATTGTCCTCGCAGCCGATGGACTGCTCACCACCCTATATAGACGGCAGACTGCTCCCCTTTCAAAGTGCAACTGCGTTGTAAATTGTCCTCGCAGCCGATGGATTGCGGGTTGTACATTGCTCATAGCATTCATTGCTAGCTAATGCAGTTTTGGCATGCGTGTTCGTTTTTTTAGTACTATGTTTGTGACTGATATTTTCTTAATAGCATGTTTGTTATTTTTTAAAAGCCTGTAAGGCTCATGGTATACGCCACACACGGATGCTACGAATAAGAAACTTAACAAACGTATAATACAATGTATCACGAGAAAATTGATAAACTCACAGTAAACAAAAACCGCGTTTAAATcgccactcccgccgcatcgcgcgggtaagtgactagtatatatatatatatatatatatatatatatatatatatatatatatatatatatatatatatatatatatattgttgttgTTAAATAACGATGAATAataatttaaaatttataataatatatagtttttaatattttattattataacacttaatgattatttttacttttaatatatttttctttttttataccATATTTCTTTTGtcattatttttttgtttttcataatTCTTTTTTAAATGATATTGCCTTAATTAGTCAAtttaatatttctttaataactttcgtatgttaattttttttataaaaaaaaaacttaagcaCGCATTTATGCTTATTTTTCCCCCGGACATTTTGATATAAGTATTGTTAAAAAAGAAATTGTattcaaaataaatttttttatttcGTATCATTTTTACGATACCATGATAACTAAATCGATTCTGCTGGTTTGGCTTTTGAAACAACACATTTTCATATAACGTTTGTTTAACATCATCATTTGCTTCGTTTCGCTGCAGCGCGCGACATCAGTAAAACCTATTATATATTGTTGATGAAAGACAATAAATAGTAAGTTtacttttataataatatatagctttctattattttttttatttaatatattttaatagtttattatatttacttttaataatatatttataatttttttccttttttaaaatcatatattttctttaccatttttttaataattctttttcctttttttagaACGTATATTAATTTACCGACTAGTTTGATACtcctttaataatttacgtttataatttttttctaaaaatttaagtACGTAGTTGTATTTAATTTTTTCCCTGACATTCcattataagttttgttaaaaacgaagttgtactcaaaataaagaaTTTATTTGGATCATAAAACGGTATGGCgataaactaaaccgttctaatagtttggctttctaaacaatatgttttattttcaaatcacgtttgttttatattattatttactCGTTTTCGCCGTAATGCGCGatgtaaaaaaaactagttatgtTTATGTATGGTGTGACAATCATTTTAAAAATAAGATCCTTTTCTGCCCTTTAATCAACTTCATAAAAAAATTTGGACgaaatgcttttttttttttaattaaagtgaAACATatcatatttattattttatacactATGTTAACAACTTATCTTCACCCATGCAATGGTCAGAGCTTAGCTCGTGAATACAACTCTTTGATATTTTTGCAATTAGCATAAAAACATGTGGTAGGCAACATGCAAACATATAGTGTATGATACACATACACCACAACATGTTTCTAATTAATgtctaaagttaaaaaaaaatgtttttattatGTATTCATATTGAATACTCTATTTTAAAAAAAGTTTGCATTTTAACGTGCAGTGTAGGAAGTCATCAAAATGCGACATATGTATTGGATGAGGTATATTTGCTTCAGTACATATTTGCACCATAGCTACGCACAAAATACGCAATATTGTATATGAATAATCACGCATAATATCATGCaatgtatataaaaaattagGCAATGTATAAAACTAATCACACAACATATATAGATAATCACGCAAAgctttatatataaataaaaaatatatgtatataagcACGTATCGTTTTAGACATAATAACACAAAATATGTACGTAATCACCATGCCTTATTATATTCATGCAAACATTATACGCATggtacatttaaaaaaaaaagtagcgatgtatataaaagttatttgtGCTTAATAAAATGGTGAAACTAGATAAAATATCAACAATGATAGCTTTTCCTAATTTTTTTGTACTAGCTATTTAAATCATTCATCTATGCCATGTGACACCTCTATCATCTCTACCATTTATTCGCCTTAACATCATTTCTAGGTTAAAAATAGTTTGTATTTGACCCATGGTGTGTGTGGGTGTAAGGTCATTTGCATTGTATTTGTTCTTCCTTCTGTCATGTCATAAAACGAGACAAATCTATGACATTTTCATCCCTCTCAAACAC
This is a stretch of genomic DNA from Helianthus annuus cultivar XRQ/B chromosome 16, HanXRQr2.0-SUNRISE, whole genome shotgun sequence. It encodes these proteins:
- the LOC110918296 gene encoding protein RCC2 homolog — translated: MNLEKREDLKLRCGGSWKLVLRLLLAGETCSRREKSQAIAGPGHSIAVTSKGSVYTFGSNSSGQLGHGTTEEVSRPRLIRSLEGIRIIHAAAGAGRTMLISDSGQVYAFGKDSFGEAEYGA